AACTGTATACATTACATGTTTTGGAAATTAGGGATTTGATAAACATCTGGTtaatacaaacaaacattaaACAGAAGTCTCTTATACAAAAGAGGTCTCTTATAAAATAGAAGTCTCTTATAAAAGACCAATTGTTATCTGTTACTTCAAAATTTAAGATGAAGGAACCACCCGAGCCGCCGTAATTCATTAAAACTTGAATTTTTGAGTTATCCCCCTAAATTTGTTAAAtcgatctttttattcaaagaaacTCGAATATTTGGAAGTTGATAAATCAGTCTGAATAAGGCAATAAATCACTTACTTTTACTTTATTTCAATTTACAGTATAACCAATAAATTGGCTCGTGTctcaaaatttgcagatttaagcAAAGAACTAGACATATTAAgaactaatattttaaaattaaagttcGTGGTATTAATTGACATCACTTTAAGAATcactataataaaattaacggtaccaattttgttgcaccagatgcgcatttcgacaatacatgtctcttcagtgatgttcgtggccaaaatatttgtaatccaaagcttatataaaaaatgaagagctataatccaaaaggtcaaaaaagtatagccaaatccgtgaaaggaatcagagctttgcatgagggagatacattccttaatttataataatttccatcattttgtaacatcaaattttaataacacaaacaatccgtattttcatgccagtaccgaacgAAATACTGGCtagtgggctggtgataccctcggggaataataGTCCACATTTGGATAAgcttatttcaaatgtatttcaTTAACAAGTTTCTAAGAAATATAGATTGTTTTTATCAATTCTGTAACTATTTTATTGAAACTTTGCATAACTATTCCAATTGCTTTACTGATTTTAAAAACCAATGTCCCTTGAAAAAGGTCTATTTGATTGGATATGTCCATTGATTTAAATTGGACTTTACACGATGAGACACTCACGATTGTTAAAGGATAATAAATAAGTGGTTTTTTCTTTAATcagataatatatataattagaacaacatacatgtatattattctGATCAATTATCACAACAAAACGCATCTCTGTTGTGGTTTGTGCTGAATTGGAAGTAAACCAGCCTTTGCAGCCTCCTCAAACACAGATTGAAGCCCTTCCTGAGACTTTGCAGAACATTCTATATATTTTACGGCATCTATTCGTTTTGCTAAAGATTGTCCCTCACTGGATGTTATTGGATGACTATTTTTCTcaatatgttttgaattttctggTCCTTTGTTTCTTCGAACATCGAGTTTTGTGCCAACTAATATAATTGGCGTTCTTGGACAGTGGTGTCTAATTTCAGGAATCCACTGTAATAAAGAACGtagaaatttctttattttacatgttatatCTCGCAATGAATGACTATTTTCTATTTTGGTGTAAAACAACCATACATTTTTCTCCTTTTAATCTTTGTTAACTTTGATCTTTTCCAAAAAATAGGctgaagttatctttctttgaaataaagaaatatttgctATGAGTAAAGtttttgcacttcagtgttcctgttgctccttttgttttcctcttacagttgatgtgtttccctcgggttTGTTTGGTGACTCTGATTCGTAACTACAGATACACACATTAATGAGGAAAATGCTGTCCGATGTTAAGAGGCTGTGTTttagtgtttgtcgtttgttactgTTTACTTTTtagtacataaattagaccggtagatttctcgtttgaattgtttacatttgtgatttcggggccttttatagctaactaggcgtaactttgttcattgttgaaggtcgtatggtgactTATAGCTGTTCGATCTGGTCTCTTGGTGTTTAATTGGCAAATATACAACATCTTCCTTTAAATAGTTAAGCATAACAATAAACTACGTTGCCTATTGTAAATATTGATTCACGAACTACGCCGCTTtaaaaaatatactaaatatTCATAGATAAGTTTTTTTGTCCATACTGGTTCCTAGATATGAACTCTATGTTTATTTCCTAGAGATGTATCTAAATGTTGAAAACATGCCGCCCAGCTTAATTGTGTTGACCTTTACAAATAAATGGTAGTGCCTGTGAAATTTGCACTCCAGCATTTTTTTTCTGCGAAACCTTTTGGTAAATCTAGTCCATatcaatttaaagaaatataatcCTCAAAAAGTTACATCAATGTGAAAAGTAGATTCAGGttcaattgtttaaaatatttgtgtgtTGTCAAAGAATATTCAAAAGTATTTATTGTGCAATGCTTTGTACGTCCTCTGGTTTTTACATTAATGGATTTAAATATTTGGCTCTGAGCGGTTTCTTAAAAATAGCGCTTCAGACGGatgtcatttatataaaaaaatctttaatttttctttaaattgtgatatgattgcatatcaaaaagaacatattttttgTCGATCTTCATACAAAAATGCAAAACGTTTCATTCTTTGAAAACTACCATTAAGTTGCCATAGcttaatattttttatcttaactTCTCGATTAAGCGTTTAACCACACATTAGACAATGTTGGAACTATATGCAATACTGTATCAACAATTAAATGGATCTACATAGCACAAAACACTAAAACCTATATTcgatttttttgtacaaatctgGTGTATTAGTGCtcatttataatgaaaatgataACATCTCCAATAAAATCAGTTTGATGTTCATTTATTTGCCAATAAACTCAGTTATGGGGAAATGCATATAGCCAATAGATATGTTTCCCAATTTTCtccttttgcaaaaaaaaaaaatgaatgtccatttcgatttatgacttttgaacagcgctACACTactgttataaaaaagaagatgtggtatgattgccaatgagacaactatccacaaaagaccaaaatgacacagacattaacaactataggtcaccgtacggccttcaacaatgagcaaagcccataccgtatagtgagctataaaaggccccgataagataatgtaaaacaattcaaacgagaaaactaacggccttatttatgtaaaaaaaatgaacgaaaaacaaatgtgtaacacataaacaaacgacaaccactgaagtacaggctcctgaTGCCTTTATTTTGCAATAAATTTACATTCCTTTGGTATGAAGACAGATGATCTAACCAAAACGAACAATGATCAAAAGATACCTTACTTTCgtttactgtcatacaagtgagaggtgggTGTAATATACAATactctacataagaaaatgaccgtaccaagtcaggaatatgacagttgtttcacaattttactttttgatgttttagattttgattttgccatttgcatAGCGGCTTCCGATTTGGAGTAAGGTAATATTAGTTATTTGGTATAAGTCATCCTAGCTGTTATTACTTACTTTGTACAGTATGTTATCAAAACTTGTCCGATACACGAGTGAAAAACAGGCAAGGAATACATCCTAAAAATAGAATTATAGTTATTTTGAGATATCCATAAACTGGTATACGGTTCACCTGTATTTGAACATAACATTCAtgggcatgtttcatctgaattCCGCTTGATCATGTATTTCAGGTTATGTTTTGCGGTTGTTCAAAGCCCCGACGCTTATTAAATAGTGtatttctaaatgtttttttttttgttttctctgtGTTTACCACTCATCAGCTATTATGTTATTCAAAATTgttgtttattattaaaataaaaaaatatgtctctacaaaataaataattagctgccaaaacagtatttttttctcactgaaaatgaaatttaaaacaaaatagacaGTTCTTagcaataaaaaaagaaataaaacataacCCATCAGGATTTTTACATGAAAGATATAATTTGGAAGTTTTATATAATATGCTAAAGTTTGATATGACAATAATTTGTCCCTTCTGTTCTATGAACAACAAAATCaatcattttgtaaaatatattttcgtactacatgtataccttacaacaatTGTTTTCCcatgtttatgtaattttattcggcagcattttttccaattttatgGTTGTCTTACTGATATTGATTTACATTTCACATCCTTTTTTGTTACTAATTTGGTATTTACTTTgtgtcatatatcaaatttattcgttcagtgaaTGTTCACTTgattttgttaatatgtcttatgattgagttaagccatttcaaatgatattttatagaatgtttttctatgatgtaatgttacactattgtttcaggtggGGTGAAATTTGGCGCCTATTAAACCGTTCATAACGCTCAATATGTTTGTGCCTGTCTTCCGTCAGAAACATTATGTTCAGTTGTTTTTGGTTAATATTGctaat
This genomic window from Mytilus galloprovincialis chromosome 9, xbMytGall1.hap1.1, whole genome shotgun sequence contains:
- the LOC143044265 gene encoding ras-related C3 botulinum toxin substrate 2-like; the protein is MQHVKCVVVGDGAVGKTCLLMVYSRNSFDEKYIPTVFDNYKANVKVNDIYIELGLWDTAGQETYDRFRPLSYPQTDVFLACFSLVYRTSFDNILYKWIPEIRHHCPRTPIILVGTKLDVRRNKGPENSKHIEKNSHPITSSEGQSLAKRIDAVKYIECSAKSQEGLQSVFEEAAKAGLLPIQHKPQQRCVLL